Below is a genomic region from Fusobacterium nucleatum.
AGCAATATCTTTTAATCTTAGTGTATCTCCATTAGAATGAAGTAATATATTTTCGTATTCTTCTACACTTTCTAATTCTCCTAAAGCTTGAATAACATATTCTTCTCTTCCATTCATTAAACTTCCTAGTGGAATTACCATAGAGGATTTTCTAATAAGTTGGTAAATATCCATTGGAGTTAAATTGTAACTTGCTAATTTTGCTGGCTCTATCTGAATTTGTAATTGTTTTTTTGTTCCTCCTAAAATACTTACTTCTGCAACACCTGAAATAGTTTCTAAATTTGGTTTTACATAATTTTCTAAATAAGAAAAAAGTGCCTTTTTATCAGGAGAAACAAATGTTAAAAATAAAGTAATAGCTCCTGCTCCAACTTCTGTCTTTTTTATAATAGGATTTTTTGCAGAATTAGGTAAATCATTTTTTATTTGAAAAACTTCTCTTTGAATTTCTGTAACCTTATCTTGAATATTGACTCCATAGTTAAATTCAACTGAAATACTTGAATTTTCATAACTAGATTCAGAAGAAATATTTTCAATTCCTTCCACATTAGGTAAAATCCTTTCTATCTTATTGGTAATTTGTTTTTCAACATCTTCAGCAGAAGCTCCAGACCAATGAGTTATAATTTTTACAACAGGATATTCTATATCAGGTAATAATTCTGTTCTCATACTTTTCATAGCAAAAATTCCAAGAATTAATAAAGAAATAGAAATCATTGTTGTTACAATAGTTCTTTTAATGGCTATTTTAATTAATTTCATTTTATTTCCCCTTTCAATTAACATTTTAATATATCAATATTTTAAAATTTTGGAACTAGCATCTTAATATTGAATAATAATTCAATTTTAAGATAAAAAAATTAAATAGAATTTACTCCCTCATAGTAACATTTAGTAACTAAATTCAATATTTTTTTTGCCCAATCTGGATTTTCATAATGCCTTGCTATCTCTAACAAACTTTCTGTAAAATTGCTTGCTAAAATATGTATTAAAATCTCTTCTTCAATAATAATTCCCTTTTTTTGAACTTGTCTTTTAATATGATTTTCTAAAATTTTAATAAACACTTGTTTTGCATTTTCGTGCTTTGTACCTTGTGCTTTATCCATTAAAATGACAAGACTCTTATGTTGGTTAAGTAATTTTAAAACATATTCTTCACCAGTAGCTTTAAATCTTTCCAATGCAGAACCTTCTTCTTTTTCTTCCTTTTCTATTGCTAAATTCAAATAGTAATAAATTGGATTTACAATTTCATCAAATAATTCTTCTTTATTTTTATAATAAGTATATACTAAACCTACTGGTATTTTAGCTTCTTCTGATATATCTTTCATTTTTGTCTTTAAAAATCCTTTTTCATAAAAAATTTTTGAAGCAGCTTTATAAATTCTATTCTTAATTTCTTCTTTTAAAATTTGAGGCATTATTACTTCTCCTTAATTTTTAATTTATTATTGAACTTAAATTCATTATATACACTAAATATTTGTCTGTCAATATATAAAATATAAGTAAAAAATTTACATAACTTTAAAAATACTTGACAATAATTAGCTAAAATTATACAATTAAAGCAGTATATTTTAAGGAGGTAATTTTAATGAAAACAGTTGGTATATTTTTTGGAACTACAGGAGGAAAAACTCAAGAAGTTGTGGACATTATTGCTGCTCAATTAGGAGATGCACAAGTATTTGATGTTGCTAACGGTGTTGCTGAAATGGAAGTTTTTGATAACATTATAATGGCTTCTCCAACTTATGGAATGGGAGAATTACAAGATGATTGGGCTTCTGTTATTGATGAAGTTGCTGATATGGATTTCTCTGGAAAAGTTGTTGCATTTGTTGGTGTAGGAGATGCTGCAATATTTGGTGGAAACTATGTTGAAGCTATGAAACACTTCTATGATGCAGTTCAACCTAAAGGAGCTAAAATAGTTGGATTTACTTCTACTGATGGATATGATTTTGAAGCTTCTGAAGCAGTTATTGATGGAGATAAATTTATGGGACTTGCAATAGATGCTTCATTTGATACTGATGAAATCACTTCAAAAGTTGAAGATTGGTTAGAAAACAAAGTTAAAGATGAATTACTATAATTCAAATTTTTAAAAAGATTAAAAGGATTAATTTCTAAAAAGAGGAATTAATCCTTTTTTATTTTATATTTTTTATAAAAAGAAGTTATTACAATAAAAGTAATAACTTCTTAATTTTTTATATTTTACATTCCTGCTAAATGAATAGCTCCTTCTACTCCTATTGGTAAACCACTTACAAACCAAATCATTAAGAATATTGTCCATCCAATTAAGAAACATATTGAGTAAGGAAGCATTACAGAAATTAAAGTTCCCATACCAGCTTCTTTATCATATTTTTGCATAAATGCAACTATCATTGCAAAATAAGTCATCAATGGAGTTATAATATTTGTTGAAGAATCTCCTATTCTGTATGCTAACTGAGTAAATTCAGGAGTATATCCTAATCTCATTAACATAGGGACAAATATTGGAGCCATTATAGCCCATTTTGCTGATGCAGATCCCATAAATAGATTTATAAATGCAGCAACAAAAACAAATATAATTATTAGAGGTAATCCTGTTAATCCTATACTTTGTAAGAAGTCAGCACCTTTTACAGCTACATAAGTTCCTAAATGTGTATAAGAGAAGTAAGCAACAAATTGAGAAGCTGCAAATGCTAATGCTAAATATCCTCCCATAGTTGCAAGAGATGAACCCATCATTTTAGCAACATCTTTATCATTTTTTATAGTTCCTGCAACTTTTCCATATACGATACCAGGTACTAAGAAGAACATCATTAAAGTAGGAACAAGTCCATCATGTGTCCATTCTTTTAAAGCACCATCTACTCTTAAAATAGCATTTGCTGGAAT
It encodes:
- a CDS encoding TetR/AcrR family transcriptional regulator encodes the protein MPQILKEEIKNRIYKAASKIFYEKGFLKTKMKDISEEAKIPVGLVYTYYKNKEELFDEIVNPIYYYLNLAIEKEEKEEGSALERFKATGEEYVLKLLNQHKSLVILMDKAQGTKHENAKQVFIKILENHIKRQVQKKGIIIEEEILIHILASNFTESLLEIARHYENPDWAKKILNLVTKCYYEGVNSI
- a CDS encoding flavodoxin, whose translation is MKTVGIFFGTTGGKTQEVVDIIAAQLGDAQVFDVANGVAEMEVFDNIIMASPTYGMGELQDDWASVIDEVADMDFSGKVVAFVGVGDAAIFGGNYVEAMKHFYDAVQPKGAKIVGFTSTDGYDFEASEAVIDGDKFMGLAIDASFDTDEITSKVEDWLENKVKDELL